The following are encoded together in the Nocardioides thalensis genome:
- a CDS encoding ABC transporter permease, with protein MDVFGDAWTYLTDGASWTGNGGMLELLVQQLLLSITALVLAVVVALPIAFWLGHIGKGGFLAVSISNIGRAVPTLALLAILVRAEWPGTAHLGPYGRAGLATLIALALFALPPLITQTYVAVREVPADTKEAAVGLGMTGWQLFLRVELPLALPLVLSGVRLAIVQVWATATIAALVAGPGLGNVITAGFANQRYGQGIAGAIVVAAVALALEVAAALAVRAITRERAADPGSTPRNSAAPHPAG; from the coding sequence ATGGACGTCTTCGGCGATGCCTGGACCTACCTGACCGACGGCGCGAGCTGGACCGGCAACGGCGGCATGCTCGAGCTGCTGGTGCAGCAGCTGCTGCTGAGCATCACGGCGCTGGTGCTGGCGGTCGTCGTCGCACTCCCGATCGCGTTCTGGCTCGGCCACATCGGCAAGGGCGGCTTCCTCGCGGTCAGCATCTCCAACATCGGCCGCGCGGTGCCGACGCTCGCGCTGCTCGCCATCCTGGTCCGGGCCGAGTGGCCGGGCACGGCGCACCTCGGCCCCTACGGCCGCGCCGGGCTCGCCACGCTGATCGCGCTGGCGCTGTTCGCGCTGCCGCCCCTCATCACGCAGACGTACGTCGCCGTGCGCGAGGTCCCGGCCGACACCAAGGAGGCGGCGGTCGGCCTGGGCATGACCGGCTGGCAGCTGTTCCTCCGCGTGGAGCTGCCGCTCGCGCTGCCCCTGGTGCTCAGCGGGGTGCGGCTCGCGATCGTGCAGGTCTGGGCGACGGCGACGATCGCCGCGCTGGTGGCCGGCCCCGGGCTCGGCAACGTGATCACCGCGGGCTTCGCCAACCAGCGCTACGGGCAGGGCATCGCGGGCGCGATCGTCGTCGCGGCGGTCGCCCTCGCCCTCGAGGTCGCGGCCGCGCTCGCCGTACGAGCGATCACTCGGGAGCGAGCAGCTGACCCGGGATCGACGCCTCGTAATAGCGCCGCCCCGCATCCAGCTGGGTGA
- a CDS encoding glycosyltransferase, translated as MALLRRSEPLVSVVVPAYDVAAYLPACLDSLLAQTHRNLEVVVVDDGSPDDSGAIAEEYAGRDPRVRVVHIVNRGLGGARNEGLRHVRGDVIGFADSDDVVPPGAVAALVGQLRRTGADLVTGDVARLEGPAGAEQLRPIRWMRRLHKDRSAVVIEQQPELLGDVFAWNKLFRREFWEGAGLSWPEGVRYEDQPAMTEAYVRARRIGVVPDVVYHWRIRDDGTSITQQRASLQDLEDRWTTKRMSLATVEGLGSATVSRVFLDKVLPGDLWRYFLLVPGLEGSEGDAWWQLLVSGVREFWGGHRSLTHSVLPPVHRLAGWLVENGRRDDVALVMRHVAALDGKPLPRVRMPNGETRVDVPGLDPRTVAREALLVRDEEL; from the coding sequence GTGGCCCTCCTCCGTCGCTCCGAGCCGCTGGTCAGCGTGGTGGTCCCGGCGTACGACGTGGCCGCCTACCTGCCCGCGTGCCTCGACAGCCTGCTGGCGCAGACGCACCGCAACCTCGAGGTCGTGGTCGTCGACGACGGCTCGCCCGACGACTCCGGCGCGATCGCGGAGGAGTACGCCGGCCGCGACCCCCGCGTGCGGGTGGTGCACATCGTCAACCGCGGCCTGGGTGGCGCCCGCAACGAAGGGCTCCGGCACGTGCGCGGCGACGTGATCGGGTTCGCCGACTCCGACGACGTCGTGCCCCCGGGTGCCGTCGCCGCGCTCGTGGGCCAGCTGCGCCGTACCGGCGCCGACCTGGTGACCGGCGACGTCGCCCGCCTGGAGGGGCCCGCGGGGGCGGAGCAGCTGCGCCCGATCCGCTGGATGCGGCGGCTGCACAAGGACCGGTCGGCGGTCGTGATCGAGCAGCAGCCCGAGCTGCTCGGCGACGTCTTCGCGTGGAACAAGCTGTTCCGGCGGGAGTTCTGGGAGGGCGCGGGCCTGTCGTGGCCCGAGGGCGTGCGCTACGAGGACCAGCCGGCGATGACCGAGGCCTACGTCCGCGCGCGTCGGATCGGCGTGGTGCCCGACGTCGTCTACCACTGGCGGATCCGCGACGACGGCACCTCGATCACCCAGCAGCGCGCCAGCCTCCAGGACCTCGAGGACCGGTGGACCACCAAGCGGATGTCGCTCGCGACGGTCGAGGGGCTGGGGTCGGCCACCGTGTCGCGGGTCTTCCTCGACAAGGTCCTGCCCGGCGACCTGTGGCGCTACTTCCTGCTCGTGCCCGGCCTCGAGGGCAGCGAGGGCGACGCGTGGTGGCAGCTCCTCGTCAGCGGCGTCCGCGAGTTCTGGGGCGGCCACCGGTCGCTCACCCACAGCGTGCTGCCGCCCGTCCACCGGCTCGCGGGCTGGCTCGTGGAGAACGGCCGGCGCGACGACGTGGCGCTGGTGATGCGCCACGTCGCCGCGCTCGACGGGAAGCCGCTCCCGCGGGTGCGGATGCCCAACGGTGAGACCCGGGTCGACGTACCTGGCCTGGACCCGCGGACCGTCGCCCGTGAGGCGCTCCTCGTCAGGGACGAGGAGCTCTAG
- a CDS encoding ABC transporter substrate-binding protein: MTAQLPTHFRRVLATGLTLGALLTATACAGDDLAEDDNASGGGEASGTVRIASQSFDEAALVTAMYEAVLTDEGYDVEKTLVDTRDVYMAKFPADFDVVPEYVAGLGDFLNIEANGPEAETVTTNDATESIEAIKPLTDEAGITLLDPSPAASQNAFFVTEDYASENGVSALSDLEGESVVLAAAPDCEGRPDCEGGLTSVYGIEISELLPLGYASPETYQSVIDGESDLGLTGTLDGTLDDQGLVLLEDDRGIQPAQNLIPAVSTEFLDEHPEVAEPLNGLMAALDNETLGELIARVTVDREKPEDVASDFLTEEGLIG, from the coding sequence ATGACCGCTCAGCTCCCCACCCACTTCCGCCGGGTCCTCGCGACCGGCCTGACCCTCGGTGCGCTCCTCACCGCCACGGCCTGCGCCGGTGACGACCTCGCCGAGGACGACAACGCCTCTGGTGGCGGCGAGGCGAGCGGCACCGTCCGCATCGCCAGCCAGTCGTTCGACGAGGCGGCGCTCGTGACCGCGATGTACGAGGCCGTGCTCACCGACGAGGGCTACGACGTCGAGAAGACCCTCGTCGACACCCGCGACGTCTACATGGCGAAGTTCCCCGCCGACTTCGACGTCGTGCCGGAGTACGTCGCCGGGCTCGGCGACTTCCTCAACATCGAGGCCAACGGCCCCGAGGCCGAGACGGTCACGACCAACGACGCCACCGAGTCGATCGAGGCGATCAAGCCGCTCACCGACGAGGCGGGCATCACCCTGCTCGACCCGTCGCCGGCCGCGTCGCAGAACGCCTTCTTCGTCACCGAGGACTACGCCTCCGAGAACGGCGTCTCCGCGCTGTCCGACCTCGAGGGCGAGTCCGTGGTGCTCGCGGCGGCCCCCGACTGCGAGGGCCGGCCCGACTGCGAGGGTGGCCTGACCAGCGTCTATGGCATCGAGATCAGCGAGCTGCTGCCGCTCGGCTACGCCAGCCCCGAGACCTACCAGTCGGTCATCGACGGCGAGTCCGACCTCGGCCTGACCGGGACGCTCGACGGCACGCTCGACGACCAGGGCCTGGTGCTGCTCGAGGACGACCGCGGCATCCAGCCCGCGCAGAACCTGATCCCGGCGGTCTCGACCGAGTTCCTCGACGAGCACCCCGAGGTCGCCGAGCCGCTCAACGGCCTGATGGCCGCGCTCGACAACGAGACCCTCGGCGAGCTGATCGCGCGGGTCACCGTCGACCGCGAGAAGCCGGAGGACGTCGCCAGCGACTTCCTCACCGAGGAGGGCCTGATCGGCTGA
- the folK gene encoding 2-amino-4-hydroxy-6-hydroxymethyldihydropteridine diphosphokinase has protein sequence MTETPNPNIIDADTLTGEMRPIRRVVIGLGSNLGDRLGNLQGAVDALSDTPDVWITGVSPVYESTPVDCPPGSGDFLNAVVLADTTLAANRLMDRALAIEDAYDRDRSHGVNAPRTLDVDLIVVGDRRSDTESLKLPHPQAHTRAFVLQPWLDLEPDAEFPGNGPVADLLAKVGTEGLKRRDDITLDIE, from the coding sequence ATGACCGAGACCCCCAATCCGAACATCATCGACGCAGACACGCTGACCGGTGAGATGCGCCCGATCCGCCGGGTGGTGATCGGGCTCGGCTCCAACCTCGGCGACCGGCTCGGCAACCTGCAGGGTGCCGTCGACGCGCTCAGTGACACCCCCGACGTCTGGATCACCGGCGTCTCGCCCGTCTACGAGTCGACGCCGGTCGACTGCCCGCCCGGCTCCGGCGACTTCCTCAACGCCGTCGTGCTCGCCGACACCACGCTGGCCGCCAACCGCCTGATGGACCGCGCGCTCGCGATCGAGGACGCCTACGACCGCGACCGCAGCCACGGCGTCAACGCGCCGCGCACCCTCGACGTCGACCTGATCGTCGTGGGTGACCGCCGCAGCGACACCGAGTCGCTCAAGCTCCCGCACCCGCAGGCGCACACGCGCGCGTTCGTGCTGCAGCCGTGGCTCGACCTCGAGCCCGACGCCGAGTTCCCCGGCAACGGCCCGGTCGCCGACCTGCTCGCGAAGGTCGGCACCGAGGGACTCAAGCGGCGCGACGACATCACGCTCGACATCGAGTAG
- a CDS encoding Rossmann-like and DUF2520 domain-containing protein — MGTTSALSIGVIGAGRVGAVLSARLRAAGHPVVAVAGESDASRERAAALLPGVPLMKPSAVARASDLLLLTVPDDMLPNVVQVLADSGALRAGQVVVHTSGRHGLAVLAPAAAVGARVIALHPAMTFTGTEVDLDRLTGCVFGLTAGAAERGLAEELVAELGGRPTWVPEEMRTLYHAGLAHGANHLVTLVSEAMGLLSAAGVSDPAGTLRPLLDAALDNALAHGDAALTGPIVRGDVKTIRAHLADITANAPDTLPSYVALARATLDRAVTDGRVLPIQAHKIVRALDEATWSVSVQAQ; from the coding sequence ATGGGCACCACGAGCGCGCTCTCCATCGGCGTCATCGGCGCAGGTCGCGTCGGCGCCGTTCTCTCGGCCCGGCTCCGCGCCGCCGGCCACCCCGTCGTCGCCGTCGCCGGTGAGTCCGACGCCTCGCGCGAGCGCGCCGCCGCGCTGCTCCCCGGCGTCCCGCTGATGAAGCCCAGCGCCGTCGCCCGCGCGAGCGACCTGCTGCTCCTCACGGTGCCCGACGACATGCTCCCCAACGTCGTGCAGGTGCTCGCCGACTCCGGCGCCCTCCGCGCCGGCCAGGTCGTCGTGCACACCTCCGGCCGCCACGGCCTCGCCGTCCTCGCGCCGGCCGCCGCCGTGGGCGCCCGCGTGATCGCGCTGCACCCGGCGATGACCTTCACCGGCACCGAGGTCGACCTCGACCGCCTCACCGGCTGCGTCTTCGGCCTGACCGCGGGCGCCGCCGAGCGCGGGCTCGCCGAGGAGCTGGTCGCCGAGCTCGGCGGCCGCCCGACGTGGGTCCCCGAGGAGATGCGCACGCTCTACCACGCCGGCCTCGCCCACGGTGCCAACCACCTGGTCACCCTGGTCAGCGAGGCGATGGGCCTGCTGTCCGCCGCCGGCGTCTCCGACCCGGCCGGCACGCTGCGGCCGCTTCTCGACGCGGCGCTCGACAACGCGCTCGCCCACGGCGACGCCGCGCTCACCGGCCCGATCGTGCGCGGCGACGTGAAGACGATCCGCGCCCACCTCGCCGACATCACCGCCAATGCGCCCGACACCCTCCCGTCGTACGTCGCCCTGGCGCGCGCCACCCTCGACCGCGCGGTCACCGACGGCCGCGTCCTCCCGATCCAGGCGCACAAGATCGTGCGCGCCCTCGACGAGGCCACCTGGTCGGTCTCGGTCCAGGCGCAGTAG
- the folB gene encoding dihydroneopterin aldolase, translating into MSSGATDELSVLGIECFGHHGVFDHEKRDGQVFVIDLTLGVNTRPAAASDDLRDTVDYGSLVGQVTAAVTRDPVDLIETLAERVAGVCLLDSRVEWARVTVHKPDAPIEARFSDVTLTITRHRHDEPAGQGEGHR; encoded by the coding sequence GTGAGCAGTGGAGCCACCGACGAGCTCAGCGTGCTGGGCATCGAGTGCTTCGGCCACCACGGGGTGTTCGACCACGAGAAGCGGGACGGTCAGGTGTTCGTGATCGACCTGACGCTCGGTGTCAACACCCGTCCCGCCGCGGCGTCGGACGACTTGCGCGACACCGTCGACTACGGAAGTCTCGTGGGCCAGGTGACGGCGGCGGTTACTCGGGACCCTGTCGATCTCATCGAGACACTTGCAGAGCGGGTGGCCGGTGTGTGCCTCTTGGACTCTCGTGTTGAATGGGCGCGGGTGACCGTGCACAAGCCGGACGCGCCGATCGAGGCAAGGTTCTCCGACGTGACGCTGACGATCACCCGCCACCGTCACGACGAACCTGCCGGACAGGGAGAGGGCCACCGATGA
- a CDS encoding GNAT family N-acetyltransferase: MIPDESRFESDPLVALGPRPPLPEGWTVGSPDPHDPEDLARLTALLRAHEKHGRGWAGASVDDVLVEVSEEGLRMRENVVVRDSAGVIHAWGSSHDRAGGRMLFVHVVERGLPDDDAQACSDVLVDWAVAQAEAVGAARGLEVQQIDTGAFADDDRQHRWLETAGFERVRHWWQMKRPVAPDEAGLVPSPDGWEDRGVRFRLVRRGPDGMPDHDDLREVHEVLEEAFRDHFNSWEETFDEFLHRLREDPGHRWDHWWVAELVDDPEHPRPVGALVGTETGSEDGPSGSYVAYLGVLEAARGRGVGKGLLRTVIADAAVRGRDRVGIEVDADSPTGAHELYLAMGWETSYVTESWHREVPVPKG; encoded by the coding sequence ATGATCCCGGACGAGTCGCGATTCGAGAGTGATCCCCTGGTGGCCCTCGGCCCCCGCCCCCCGCTGCCGGAGGGCTGGACCGTCGGGAGCCCCGACCCTCACGACCCCGAGGACCTGGCGCGGCTCACCGCGCTGCTCCGGGCCCACGAGAAGCACGGCCGCGGCTGGGCGGGCGCGAGCGTCGACGACGTGCTCGTCGAGGTCTCCGAGGAGGGCCTGCGCATGCGCGAGAACGTCGTCGTCCGCGACAGCGCCGGCGTGATCCATGCGTGGGGCAGCAGCCACGACCGGGCGGGCGGGCGGATGCTGTTCGTCCACGTGGTCGAGCGCGGCCTGCCCGACGACGACGCGCAGGCCTGCAGCGACGTACTGGTCGACTGGGCCGTCGCCCAGGCCGAGGCCGTCGGCGCCGCGCGCGGTCTCGAGGTCCAGCAGATCGATACCGGCGCGTTCGCGGACGACGACCGCCAGCACCGGTGGCTCGAGACAGCCGGCTTCGAGCGGGTGCGCCACTGGTGGCAGATGAAGCGCCCAGTCGCCCCCGACGAGGCCGGCCTGGTGCCCTCACCCGACGGCTGGGAGGACCGCGGCGTCCGCTTCCGGCTGGTACGGCGGGGGCCCGACGGCATGCCCGACCACGACGACCTGCGCGAGGTGCACGAGGTCCTCGAGGAGGCGTTCCGCGACCACTTCAACTCGTGGGAGGAGACCTTCGACGAGTTTCTCCACCGGCTGCGCGAGGACCCGGGACACCGCTGGGACCACTGGTGGGTCGCCGAGCTGGTCGACGACCCGGAGCACCCCCGGCCGGTCGGCGCCCTGGTCGGCACCGAGACCGGGTCCGAGGACGGGCCGAGCGGCTCCTACGTCGCCTACCTCGGCGTGCTCGAGGCGGCGCGCGGGCGCGGGGTCGGCAAGGGCCTGCTGCGCACCGTGATCGCCGACGCCGCTGTCCGCGGCCGCGACCGGGTGGGCATCGAGGTCGACGCCGACTCGCCGACCGGCGCGCACGAGCTCTACCTCGCCATGGGCTGGGAGACGTCGTACGTCACCGAGTCGTGGCACCGCGAGGTGCCGGTGCCGAAGGGCTGA
- a CDS encoding ABC transporter ATP-binding protein, with product MDASRDRGQDGATGPMIRLTGVSKSYRGTVAVHDLDLDVARGELVCLVGPSGSGKSTTLKMINRLVEPTTGTIEVDGRDVTRVDPVQLRRGIGYVIQQVGLFPHQKVITNTMTVPLLYGESKATARARAEELLHLVGLDPAQYGDRYPHELSGGQRQRVGVARALAADPPVLLMDEPFGAVDPVIRGRLQDEFLRIQRELDKTVVLVTHDIDEAVRLGDRVAVFGEGGRLLQYDTPARLLGFPASDEVATFVGADAGLRRLSVTRVEAAHVDPVDGTPASALGATVELGVSLGEALAVMLRDDRPAVGVTDGPRFVGVLTPEGIHRALRGSLRAEA from the coding sequence ATGGACGCTAGCCGAGACCGCGGACAGGACGGCGCGACCGGGCCGATGATCCGGCTGACGGGCGTCAGCAAGTCCTACCGCGGCACGGTGGCGGTGCACGACCTCGACCTCGACGTGGCCCGCGGCGAGCTGGTCTGCCTGGTCGGCCCCTCGGGCTCGGGCAAGTCCACGACGCTGAAGATGATCAACCGGCTCGTCGAGCCCACCACCGGCACGATCGAGGTCGACGGCCGCGACGTCACCCGGGTCGACCCGGTGCAGCTCCGCCGCGGCATCGGCTACGTCATCCAGCAGGTCGGCCTCTTCCCGCACCAGAAGGTCATCACCAACACGATGACCGTGCCGCTGCTGTACGGCGAGTCGAAGGCGACCGCGCGGGCGCGCGCGGAGGAGCTGTTGCACCTCGTCGGCCTCGACCCCGCGCAGTACGGCGACCGCTATCCCCACGAGCTGTCGGGCGGGCAGCGCCAGCGGGTCGGCGTTGCCCGGGCGCTCGCCGCGGACCCGCCGGTGCTGCTGATGGACGAGCCGTTCGGGGCGGTCGACCCGGTGATCCGGGGCCGGCTCCAGGACGAGTTCCTCCGCATCCAGCGCGAGCTCGACAAGACGGTCGTGCTGGTGACCCACGACATCGACGAGGCCGTCCGGCTGGGCGACCGCGTCGCCGTGTTCGGCGAGGGCGGGCGGCTGCTGCAGTACGACACCCCCGCGCGGCTGCTCGGCTTCCCCGCCTCCGACGAGGTCGCGACCTTCGTCGGCGCCGACGCCGGGCTCCGGCGGCTCTCGGTCACCCGGGTCGAGGCCGCTCACGTCGACCCCGTCGACGGCACACCCGCGTCGGCGCTGGGGGCCACCGTCGAGCTCGGGGTCTCGCTCGGCGAGGCGCTCGCGGTGATGCTGCGCGACGACCGGCCGGCGGTCGGCGTGACCGACGGCCCGCGGTTCGTGGGGGTGCTGACGCCGGAGGGCATCCACCGGGCGCTGCGGGGATCGCTGCGCGCCGAGGCGTAG
- a CDS encoding DUF3180 domain-containing protein, translating into MRDEPPAPDDTDPDRDEQHGSLRPTSVAALAGWAVVGLVCGWAVHPISERLGTVAPVISWLQPLTLWLLAAILGFTAWATWRSVQVRQERLLAHQAVNRLVLARASAIVAALVAGGYVGYALSWLGESAEMADDRVLRSLLAAGGAVAAVVAALLLERACRVRGESPDA; encoded by the coding sequence GTGAGGGACGAGCCCCCGGCTCCCGACGACACCGACCCGGACCGGGACGAGCAGCACGGCTCGCTGCGGCCGACCTCGGTCGCCGCGCTCGCCGGCTGGGCCGTGGTCGGCCTGGTGTGCGGCTGGGCGGTGCACCCGATCAGCGAGCGCCTCGGCACCGTAGCGCCGGTCATCTCCTGGCTCCAGCCGCTGACCCTGTGGCTGCTCGCCGCCATCCTCGGCTTCACGGCGTGGGCGACCTGGCGGTCGGTGCAGGTGCGCCAGGAGCGGCTGCTCGCCCACCAGGCCGTCAACCGACTGGTCCTGGCTCGCGCCTCGGCGATCGTGGCCGCCCTCGTCGCGGGCGGCTACGTCGGCTACGCGCTGAGCTGGCTCGGGGAGTCCGCCGAGATGGCCGACGACCGGGTGCTGCGCTCCCTGCTCGCCGCGGGCGGTGCGGTCGCCGCTGTGGTCGCGGCGCTGCTGCTCGAGCGCGCCTGCCGTGTGCGCGGCGAGTCGCCGGATGCCTGA
- a CDS encoding ABC transporter permease: MTCYGRFTGNKWICDDYVRDRWDEIVDATVSHLGLTVSAVLLGIVLALPLALLARRSPRLEAAVLGVASGIYTIPSLALLPLLVPFTGLTATTVVIGLALYCLTILVRAFLDGLRAVPDDVKESAIGLGYGRARLLTRIELPLALPVVLAGVRVATVSTVALATVGTIVAHGGLGDLINHGRLTDFKAELLTASVLCVMIALFLDGLLLALQHVLTPWARTRGLEVSR, encoded by the coding sequence ATGACGTGCTACGGGCGGTTCACCGGCAACAAGTGGATCTGCGACGACTACGTGCGCGACCGCTGGGACGAGATCGTCGACGCGACCGTCTCCCACCTGGGCCTGACCGTCTCCGCGGTCCTGCTGGGCATCGTGCTCGCGCTGCCCCTGGCCCTCCTCGCACGCCGCTCGCCGCGGCTCGAGGCCGCGGTGCTGGGTGTCGCGTCGGGCATCTACACGATCCCGTCGCTGGCGCTGTTGCCGCTGCTGGTGCCGTTCACCGGGCTGACCGCGACGACGGTGGTGATCGGGCTGGCGCTCTACTGCCTGACGATCCTGGTGCGGGCGTTCCTCGACGGGCTGCGGGCGGTGCCCGACGACGTCAAGGAGTCGGCGATCGGCCTGGGCTACGGCCGCGCGCGGCTGCTCACGCGGATCGAGCTGCCGCTGGCGCTGCCGGTCGTGCTCGCGGGCGTGCGGGTCGCGACGGTCTCCACGGTCGCGCTCGCGACGGTCGGGACGATCGTCGCCCACGGCGGTCTCGGTGACCTGATCAACCACGGCCGGCTGACCGACTTCAAGGCCGAGCTGCTCACCGCCTCGGTGCTGTGCGTGATGATCGCGCTGTTCCTCGACGGGCTCCTCCTCGCGCTCCAGCACGTGCTCACCCCGTGGGCCCGCACGCGGGGCCTGGAGGTGTCGCGCTGA